The window TTTGAGTAAAGTGAATTATACCAAATAGAAATCATTGAGTTTTTCTTCACAAAGTATTTTTACTACATCAATCCATCGGTCTTCATCATTCAGGCATGGGATATAATGGAAATTCTCTCCACCTCCGTGCATAAACTGTTCTTTTCCTTCTACAGAAATTTCCTCCAGAGTCTCAAGACAGTCAGAGACAAATGCAGGACAGACTATGGCCAGATTTTTTATCCCTTTTTTACCAATTGTTTCTAATGTTTCATCGGTATATGGTTCAATCCATTTATCTTTTCCTAATCTTGACTGGAAAGAAACGATTGTTTTTTCTTTGGGTAAATTCAGTTTCTCAATAACACGCTGTGTTGTGTTATAACATTGATGACGGTAGCAGAACTGATGACTTGGATTGTCTTCTCGGGAACAACAGTCATTAAGGTTACAGGTCTTGGTAGGATCTGTCTTATAAATATGTCTTTCCGGAACTCCATGGTAAGAAAACTGAAGGGCATCAAAATTTTCAGGAAGTTTTTCTTTAATACTTTCTGCCAGACAGTTAATATAAATATCCCTGTTGTAAAAAGGCTGAATATAATTGATCTTTATTTTTGGAAACTTCTTTTTTCTTACTTCTTCTGCCTTTTCAATGACAGTTTCCGTTGTACTCATGGCATATTGAGGATATAAAGGAAAAAGAACAATTTCAGTGATTCCCTGATCTACTAGTTTCTGAATACCAGTTTCAATACTCGGTTCAGCATACCTCATTCCGATTTCCACCGGTACATCTACTACCTTCTGCAGTTTTTTCTGAATCTGTTCAGTAATAACAATCAGTGGAGAACCCTTATCTGTCCAGACTGTTTTATAGGCTTCAGCAGATTTGGCAGGTCTTGTTTTCAGGATGATTCCCTGTACAAGAAGAGCACGAAAGATCCAACGATAATCGATCACTCTTTCGTCCATCAAAAATTCATCAAGATATTCCTTTACGTCGTTTACGGAGGTTGATCTCGGTGATCCGAGGTTGACCAGTAAAATTCCTTTATTATTCAATATTCTAATTTTTAATTATGAAGCAGACATTATAAAATCTGCTACTAATTTTGATACTTTAGCAAAGGTATTACTTTCAAGTAAGCCATTGCTGTCAAATTTGCCTTTTATCCCTTTTATTAATGCCTGATGTTTATCATCCGTTACTGCTCCGAGAGTCTTTAAAATCATCAATAACTCTTCGTGGCCTTTTTCTCCACTGGCTGATGCGGTGATCACAGCAACCGGTTTTTCAGAAAAAATGGTTGTGGAAACACACCATTCCAACAGATTTTTTAATCGGCCGGGAATACTGAAAATATATTCCGGAGTAGAAAATATAACGCCTGTCGAGTTTTCAATATCTTCTCTGATCTTAAGAACTTCATCAGGAGTATTCTCATCCGTTAAGGCAGTATCAAAATGGGGAAGAACAGAAAGATCATTGCATATCTGGAAATCTCTGCTGTTCATATTTTCCAGTACTTGCTCCATCAGTTTCAGGTTGCTGGAATTTTCCGAAGCACTTCCAATAATGACTACAATTTTCTTTTCGGGAGACATTTTCGAACTGAATTATCCGTTTACAGCTTCTACTTTTTCTACCAGATCCGGAACGAATTGTTTTAAAATATTTTCAATCCCGTTTTTCAAAGTAGCTGTAGAACTTGGGCAGCCTGAACAAGCTCCCTGTAGAAGCATTTTTGCAGTTTTGCTCTCCTGGTCATATTCCATCAATGAAATCTTTCCGCCGTCATTTTCTACTGCAGGAGCTACATATTCATTTAAAATGTCAGAAATTTTCTGCTCATCTTCCGTATAATCTCTGTTGATAATCTTTTCAACAGGATTTTCATGTTTCTGTGGTTCTATTTTAGAGATTTCACCTCCGTTTTGAAGATATTCGGCAATAAGTGCACGAACAGTCATCATCACCTGGTGCCATTCTACAGAATTGTCTCTGGTAACTGCTACAAAATTATCAGAAATGAAGACTTCTTTTGTAAATTCAAACTCTTTAAAGATGGCCTGTGCCAAAGGAACTTCCTCAGCAGCTTCAGCGGATTTTACTTCCACAAAACCATCCATCAGTAATTTGTTTGAAACAAATTTCATCACATTAGGATTCGGAGTCATTTCAGCATAGATCTGATACATTTCTTTTTTCTTCTGAAGATAGATTCTTGGGTTAGCCAATAATTCATCCTCAATCACATTTTTCAGACTTTCAGCTACATGTTCCCATTCTATGGTATCCTGTTTTGCCACAGCTACAAAATTAGCCGTTATGAAAATTCTTTCTACAAATGGATAATTGAAAAGCTCCTGTGCCAAAGGAATTTCTGAAATATCTGAATTTCTGTCCAACTCTAAAGACCCGGGAATGAGGTTGTAATCTGTAACAAATTTCATTACTTTCGGGTTTTCGGTAGGTTCTATAAGTACGGTACGCATTTTTTCGTTAAATTTGAGATACAAAAATACGCATTAGAAGTTAGAAGCTGAAAATTGAGAGTTAGATTTTTGCTATCGCTGTAATTTAGAAGTTAGATACCAGAGATTATAAGGCAGAAGATCATTATTTTCAATTGGGCATATTTTCAAATTTTCAAATTAATATTATGGCACTTATAAAAGAACTTTTAGGAAAAGCACCACAGATCGGAGAGAATACTTTTTTGGCAGAAACCGCTACTATTATTGGGGATGTTACGATGGGAAGAGACTGCAGCGTTTGGTATAATGCTGTAATCAGAGGAGATGTTCACTATATCAAAATGGGTGATAAGGTAAATGTTCAGGATAATGCAATGCTGCATTGTACCTATCAGAAACATCCGCTGAATATCGGAAATAATGTTTCTATCGGACATAATGCAATTGTTCATGGGTGTACCATTAAAGATAATGTCCTGATCGGGATGGGAGCTATTGTGATGGATGACTGCCTGGTGGAAGAAAATTCTATTGTAGGAGCGGGTTCTGTAGTCACTCAGGGTACTCATATCAAATCAGGAGAAGTCTGGGGTGGAGTTCCTGCAAAAAAAATCAAAGATATTAATGCTCAGTTATTAGAAGGGGAAGTAAACAGAATTGCAGATAACTATGTTAAATACTCTTCATGGTATAAAGAGAATGTGAAGGATCATCAATTTTAGGATGTCAAGTGAATAGTGAATAGTGAATAGTGAATAGTCAATCCGCTGCGCTTGTCAATTTTTTTGTACTGCAAAAATTCACCATTCATTTGCGAAGCAAAATTCACTTATTGACCATGAAATAGTGAAGGGTCAATCGTCAATCCGCTGCGCTTGTCAATTTTTTTAATACAGAAATTCACCATTCACTTGCGAAGCAAAATTCACAATTGACCTTATAATAAATATAAAAAGCTCCGTCCACAGACAGAGCTTTTTTCGATTTGATATAGAACCTTTGTTTTATTGTTAGTTATTGTCCGGTGTTATCAGTCTGATCTTTCCATGAATACATTTCAAAGAAGTAGGAGGTGTAATCATTAAACAATCAGACATGATATTATATTTTTCATTAAAAGCTTTTACTTTATCCGTATAATCATTTACTCTCTGTAAGAAAGCAGTTTCTATTTTCTTTGGATAGGCAATATATTGCTGAGGTCCGCCACAGGATTTTGCCCCCATAGGAGCAAATGCCCATTCACTGGCATCCGTACATTTTTCTCCTGACACTTCAGACTCAATAGAAGCTTTTAATCTATCGAGTTGTGCCTGCTCATACTTCTGGCTGTCTTCGTCAGCAGGTCTGTCTGCGATATCTACAGGGAGATTGGTATTGGTATTTTTTGATGTATTACAGGAAACCAAAGTTAATGTAGTACATAATACTATCACCGGGAAATGGAAGAATAATTTTTTCACAATAAACTTTTTTCTTTTTAAGAATTTTCAAAACTTATGCCAAGGTAAGAAATTCAAATTCATTTCCGTATTTTTGACAACGATGAACAATCATTTTTTTGACTTAATAGAATATACGAACAGAAGTGTTTTTCTGACCGGGAAAGCCGGGACAGGTAAAACGACGTTTCTCAATGATTTTGTAAGACGTACAAAGAAAAAGCATATTGTAGTAGCACCCACGGGAATTGCCGCTATCAATGCAGGAGGAGTTACAATTCACTCTATGTTTGGACTGCCGTTGAGAACTTTTCTTCCAACGACAGAAAGAATAGACACCAGTTTGGCTAACAATATTGCTGATCTGATGCCCCATTTCAAATACCGTAAAGATAAGCTGAAACTTCTGAGAGAAGTTGAGATCATTATCATTGATGAGGTTTCAATGTTGAGAGCAGATGTTTTGGATATGATGGATTTTTCTTTAAGATTTATCAGAAGGAATAATCAGAGGTTCGGTGGTGTGCAGATGCTGTTTATCGGGGATTTGTTTCAGCTCCCGCCTGTGGTAAGAGATGAGCATATTCTGAAAATGTATTACAATTCACCTTTCTTTTTTGACAGCCATGCCATTAAGGAAATCCCGATTGTTACTATTGAACTGACAAAAGTTTACAGACAGTCTGACCAGGAATTTCTGGCAATTCTGAATGCTATCCGTGATGGTGATGTGGATAATATAGATTTTAACCACCTCAATGAAAGATACGATCCTGATTTTGATATGGGGAAAGAATCTTATGTATACCTGTGTTCTCACAACAAAATGGCTGATGAAATCAATCTGGAAAAACTGGCGGAGATAAAGGTAGATCCTCAGATTTATGAAGCTAAACTTGTAGGTGATTTTAAAGAAAACCAATTTCCGAACGAACAGTTTTTAGAATTGAAAATCGGAGCGCAGATCATGTTTATCCGAAATGATATTTCCGGAGAAAAGAAATATTTCAACGGGAAATTAGGAGAAATCATTGGATTGGATGAAAATGAAATTCGTGTTGTTCTGGACGAAAGTGAGATGGAAATTGTGGTTAAAAGAGAAACCTGGGAACAGAAAAAATATTTCCTTGATACCGAAAAAAACATCCAGGAAGAAGTATTGGGAAGTTTTGAACAATTTCCTATTAAGCTCGCCTGGGCTGTTACCATCCATAAAAGTCAGGGACTTACATTTGATAAAGTAATTATTGATGCCGGAAAAAGTTTTACTGCCGGCCAGGTATATGTGGCTTTGTCCCGTTGCAGAACATTGGAGGGGATTGTTTTAAAATCAAAAATTACCCCTGAAGTTATTTTCAAGGATAACAGGATTTTGCATTTTCATAGCGATACTATTGCCAATGACAATGTGGAAGCTATTCTGAATCAGGAGAAATATGACTACAGTATCAGAAAAGTGCTTCGTACTCTTGATTGTACGTGGTTTTTAAAAGAAGTAGAAGAGTGGAACAACCTGTCTATTGTGACCAAGAATATAGATCATGTCAAGACTAAACAGCTTTATCTCCAGTTGAAACATGAAGCAGTAAATCTTGGAAAAATATTTGAAAAACTGGAGCGTGTCATTTTTCAGAAGGTTAATAATTTTATTGAACAAAAAGAAGACTGGACTGAGATTGAAAGCAAATCAAAAGGAGCGGTTAATTTCTTTTTTACAGAAATCAGAAACAAAATTTTTGATCCTTTGAAAGAGTTTTATGCTGAAATAAAAGGAGCGAAAGGCTTAAAACAATATAACGAGGAATTCAAAAACTGGCTGGAAGATATTGAAGAATACCTGAATAGCTTAAGAGATATTTATCTTCTTGAAACTAAACTTTTAGATGAAAAGAATGATAAAGAAATCAATCTGAAAATAGCTAAAGTTCCGTCTCAGGTGTTAACTTTTCAGTTGTTTGAGCAAGGAAAAACCATAGGAGAAATTGCTTTGGAAAGAGGTTTGGTAAAAGAAACCGTTATTGGTCATCTTGCCAAATTTGCAGAACAGGGATTGCTGGATATCTCAAGAGTAATTACTTCAGATAAGATCAAAGCTTTTGAAGATGAATTCTACAAAAATCCACACGAAACGTTGACTGAGTGGAAGAATGCTCTGCCAAGTAGTTTTGAATTTAATGAAATCAGAATTTTAATAAATCATTATAATTATAAAAAAGAAAAGAACTCATAAGAGTTCTTTTTTTGATTTGATATGAATTTTTAAAACTAAGGATACATTGCATTAATGGTATTGATGTCTCCAGTTGTAAAGCCGGTTCTGTTATAAGTAAAACTGCTGTTGTCAGCTCTTGTAATAGTTGGTTGTCCGTTTTTAGAATATGAGGTTGGCCAATACATCATCACCGAATTAATATTGAATGGCCCAATATCTGTACCGGAACTATAGATATTAAAATTATAGGACTGTCCGCTTTGAATATTGTTCCACAGGATTTTTACATACTGATCTCTGTCTTTACGGGTGTGCTCATGATAAAGGCCTACCGTATGTCCCATTTCATGAATTACTGATCCTACAGAAATATATTGATCTAAAGAAACTGTTTGTTTTCCGCCCTGATAGCCGATGTGTGCCCAGCCGTCTGATCCTGATGAACTTCCGAAAACAAATTCAACATAGTTAGACTGATTGGTGCGGTAAATCCATTGAGTATTGGTTTTATTATTATACTCGCTGATCGCAGAATTGATTTTATTGACGTTGATAGAACCCATATTGCTGGCAATAGTATAATAAATTTTGCCACCCGGCCATCTTGAATAGCTTGCACCGCCTTTATTAAGTTCGCTGCCTTCTGCCAGTTGTTTGTCTGAAAGAACAATATCTCCCTGAAAAAAATTCATTCCGTTTTTTCTTTCATAGATAATATCCTGGCCATTCAATTGTCCTTTTTTAACGTTTTCAGCATTGAAAGCAGTGGTTTGAGCTTCTGAGGTGATTTCTTCATTATTTTTACTGCAGGATGCTAGTGCTACAACAATAAGAAAACTCATAAAGACAGTTTTTCCTGTTAGAATCTGCTGATAAAGCAGATTGTTTGGTTTTTTGTTCATATTCGATTTTTTTAAGATTTGGTATACGAATATAATGAATATTTCTCTTTTTATTGAATTATTATTGTTAAAGTATACATTTTTCCAGTAAAGCGAAAAATTGGTGAATTGAATGAGCGATAAAGAAAATTATTAATGCTTTCTACATCACTGAACAAATTGGAAAGAATGAAAGTTTAAAAAAGGAAAACTTGATTATAAAAAAGGTTTTGACAATTGAGAGTCAAAACCTTTATTTTTTTAATTCAATTTTAAATATCAAAAATCAGCTTTCTGACATTATTATCATAAAAAGTAGCATGATAACTTGTATCTCTGAATTCAATTTCTGTATTTTCTATTATAGTAAATCTATTCTTATCTGTTTTGGAAAATTCTACGATTTCAAAGTGATTTTCATCAATACATGTAAAATCTACCAGTTTTAAATATTCATCAATAGAATTTTTATCAAGCATAATTTTCCCTCCTCCGAATTGATGTCTGTCCTGTCCATTTTTCTTTACACCGGAAACCCAATATTCTTCTCCGGTTTCTATATCAAAATGATTAGCATTGATTCCTGGGATTTTAAGCTTTTTGAGCGCTTTGTTATTGAAATATACCGTTTGTCCGGATTTTGAAAATTCAACAAAACCAATCCATGCGGAACCGTGATGTCCGGAGGATTTGTTTTCGATATATAATATTTTTGCTTTCATGGTTTTTTATAATGATGCAATTTACTTAAAAATCGTATAACTAAAATCAGGTAAAGAAAAATTGAAATGCAATAGTTTTTCCCTGAATTAACCAATCGGTTTTATTAATTACAAAAAGTAACTAATGCAGTTTTTATGTTTTAAATTTGTATAGTTTTTCAGACTAAAAGAAAAATTAACATCTCAATATGAAAAATTTTGAAATTTCTGTTTTAGATCTTGCCCCGGTAAAGCAAGGCAAAAGCATTCATGATACTTTTCAGGACAGCTTATCATTAGCTAATCACGCTGAAAATTTAAATTATAAAAGATTCTGGCTGGCCGAGCATCACAATATGGAAAGTATAGCCAGTTCTGCTACTTCAGTTTTAATCGGATTTATTGCCAACGGAACGAAGACAATCAGAGTGGGGTCTGGCGGTGTTATGCTTCCCAATCACAGCTCTTTGATCATTGCAGAACAGTTCGGTACTTTGGAATCTCTTTTTCCCGGAAGAATAGATCTTGGAGTAGGAAGAGCACCCGGAACTGATGGATTGACAGCTCAGGCTTTGGGAAGAAATCCGGCTATTATTAATGAACAGTTTCCAAGACAGATTCTGGAACTTCAGCGTTATTTTTCTAAGGAAAATTCAGATGCTATGGTTCGTGCAATTCCCGGAGAAGGACTGGATATTCCAATTTATATTCTGGGATCTAGTACAGATAGCGCATGGCTGGCTGCGGAACTGGGGTTACCTTATGCATTTGCAGGACATTTTGCTCCGGAACAGATGGAAATGGCTTTTAAAATATACAGAGAGCATTTCGAACCTTCACAATATCTGGATAAACCTTATATCATTGCCTGTGTAAACGGTGTTGCAGCAGAAACTTTGGAGGAAGCTCATAAAATCTCCACCACTTTATTCCAGGCATTCATCAACATCGTAAGAAATGACAGAAAGCCTTTTGCGCCACCTGTTGATGATATGGACGAAATCTGGTCGCCAATGGAAAAATCCATGGTTCTGCAAAAACTCAGATATACTTTTATTGGAGATCAGACAGAAATTCAGGAAAAGCTAAAAAATTTCCAGGAAAAATTC of the Chryseobacterium viscerum genome contains:
- the hemH gene encoding ferrochelatase; the encoded protein is MNNKGILLVNLGSPRSTSVNDVKEYLDEFLMDERVIDYRWIFRALLVQGIILKTRPAKSAEAYKTVWTDKGSPLIVITEQIQKKLQKVVDVPVEIGMRYAEPSIETGIQKLVDQGITEIVLFPLYPQYAMSTTETVIEKAEEVRKKKFPKIKINYIQPFYNRDIYINCLAESIKEKLPENFDALQFSYHGVPERHIYKTDPTKTCNLNDCCSREDNPSHQFCYRHQCYNTTQRVIEKLNLPKEKTIVSFQSRLGKDKWIEPYTDETLETIGKKGIKNLAIVCPAFVSDCLETLEEISVEGKEQFMHGGGENFHYIPCLNDEDRWIDVVKILCEEKLNDFYLV
- a CDS encoding NADPH-dependent FMN reductase; protein product: MSPEKKIVVIIGSASENSSNLKLMEQVLENMNSRDFQICNDLSVLPHFDTALTDENTPDEVLKIREDIENSTGVIFSTPEYIFSIPGRLKNLLEWCVSTTIFSEKPVAVITASASGEKGHEELLMILKTLGAVTDDKHQALIKGIKGKFDSNGLLESNTFAKVSKLVADFIMSAS
- a CDS encoding NifU family protein; translated protein: MRTVLIEPTENPKVMKFVTDYNLIPGSLELDRNSDISEIPLAQELFNYPFVERIFITANFVAVAKQDTIEWEHVAESLKNVIEDELLANPRIYLQKKKEMYQIYAEMTPNPNVMKFVSNKLLMDGFVEVKSAEAAEEVPLAQAIFKEFEFTKEVFISDNFVAVTRDNSVEWHQVMMTVRALIAEYLQNGGEISKIEPQKHENPVEKIINRDYTEDEQKISDILNEYVAPAVENDGGKISLMEYDQESKTAKMLLQGACSGCPSSTATLKNGIENILKQFVPDLVEKVEAVNG
- a CDS encoding gamma carbonic anhydrase family protein, with translation MALIKELLGKAPQIGENTFLAETATIIGDVTMGRDCSVWYNAVIRGDVHYIKMGDKVNVQDNAMLHCTYQKHPLNIGNNVSIGHNAIVHGCTIKDNVLIGMGAIVMDDCLVEENSIVGAGSVVTQGTHIKSGEVWGGVPAKKIKDINAQLLEGEVNRIADNYVKYSSWYKENVKDHQF
- a CDS encoding 2-hydroxyacyl-CoA dehydratase family protein yields the protein MKKLFFHFPVIVLCTTLTLVSCNTSKNTNTNLPVDIADRPADEDSQKYEQAQLDRLKASIESEVSGEKCTDASEWAFAPMGAKSCGGPQQYIAYPKKIETAFLQRVNDYTDKVKAFNEKYNIMSDCLMITPPTSLKCIHGKIRLITPDNN
- a CDS encoding helix-turn-helix domain-containing protein; the encoded protein is MNNHFFDLIEYTNRSVFLTGKAGTGKTTFLNDFVRRTKKKHIVVAPTGIAAINAGGVTIHSMFGLPLRTFLPTTERIDTSLANNIADLMPHFKYRKDKLKLLREVEIIIIDEVSMLRADVLDMMDFSLRFIRRNNQRFGGVQMLFIGDLFQLPPVVRDEHILKMYYNSPFFFDSHAIKEIPIVTIELTKVYRQSDQEFLAILNAIRDGDVDNIDFNHLNERYDPDFDMGKESYVYLCSHNKMADEINLEKLAEIKVDPQIYEAKLVGDFKENQFPNEQFLELKIGAQIMFIRNDISGEKKYFNGKLGEIIGLDENEIRVVLDESEMEIVVKRETWEQKKYFLDTEKNIQEEVLGSFEQFPIKLAWAVTIHKSQGLTFDKVIIDAGKSFTAGQVYVALSRCRTLEGIVLKSKITPEVIFKDNRILHFHSDTIANDNVEAILNQEKYDYSIRKVLRTLDCTWFLKEVEEWNNLSIVTKNIDHVKTKQLYLQLKHEAVNLGKIFEKLERVIFQKVNNFIEQKEDWTEIESKSKGAVNFFFTEIRNKIFDPLKEFYAEIKGAKGLKQYNEEFKNWLEDIEEYLNSLRDIYLLETKLLDEKNDKEINLKIAKVPSQVLTFQLFEQGKTIGEIALERGLVKETVIGHLAKFAEQGLLDISRVITSDKIKAFEDEFYKNPHETLTEWKNALPSSFEFNEIRILINHYNYKKEKNS
- a CDS encoding M12 family metallopeptidase, which encodes MNKKPNNLLYQQILTGKTVFMSFLIVVALASCSKNNEEITSEAQTTAFNAENVKKGQLNGQDIIYERKNGMNFFQGDIVLSDKQLAEGSELNKGGASYSRWPGGKIYYTIASNMGSINVNKINSAISEYNNKTNTQWIYRTNQSNYVEFVFGSSSGSDGWAHIGYQGGKQTVSLDQYISVGSVIHEMGHTVGLYHEHTRKDRDQYVKILWNNIQSGQSYNFNIYSSGTDIGPFNINSVMMYWPTSYSKNGQPTITRADNSSFTYNRTGFTTGDINTINAMYP
- a CDS encoding LLM class flavin-dependent oxidoreductase; translation: MKNFEISVLDLAPVKQGKSIHDTFQDSLSLANHAENLNYKRFWLAEHHNMESIASSATSVLIGFIANGTKTIRVGSGGVMLPNHSSLIIAEQFGTLESLFPGRIDLGVGRAPGTDGLTAQALGRNPAIINEQFPRQILELQRYFSKENSDAMVRAIPGEGLDIPIYILGSSTDSAWLAAELGLPYAFAGHFAPEQMEMAFKIYREHFEPSQYLDKPYIIACVNGVAAETLEEAHKISTTLFQAFINIVRNDRKPFAPPVDDMDEIWSPMEKSMVLQKLRYTFIGDQTEIQEKLKNFQEKFQVDELMINSHIYDHQKRLRSYEIFREAVYSLSKA